In one Acidobacteriota bacterium genomic region, the following are encoded:
- a CDS encoding 4Fe-4S binding protein, whose amino-acid sequence MILHARLRGFSETANVHLISLEGAEEMPADTIEIVEGDEEGIKRSNGQGPTEVVRDEKGRVTGVAFRRCLRVYDEDRKFSPLYDDDEKINSLRHRPSRCWPSTSPFILEDGGQDVERMRGDWPKVDPITLQTTAKGVFVAGDLAHGTRLLIDAVASGKAAARSVYQYLTGNALEHELVKTHVVLDRYRRERGFESIRRVEVPTIEPAERLKHPENVVEIGYSREEAMREASRCLDCGVTPVFDGSRCVLCGGCADVCPTECLKLISLDRLEFDTEVDSMIDASLGEDADLTENSAILKDEDRCIRCALCAIRCPVDAISMERVTFSTNWSSL is encoded by the coding sequence TTGATACTGCACGCACGGCTGCGAGGCTTTTCCGAGACTGCGAACGTTCACCTGATCTCGCTTGAGGGTGCAGAAGAAATGCCCGCAGACACGATCGAGATCGTTGAGGGCGATGAAGAAGGGATTAAGCGAAGCAACGGTCAGGGACCGACGGAGGTAGTTCGCGACGAAAAAGGCAGAGTCACCGGCGTCGCGTTTCGCAGATGCTTGCGGGTCTACGACGAAGATCGAAAATTCTCACCGCTCTACGATGATGATGAAAAAATTAATTCCCTGCGACACCGTCCTTCTCGCTGTTGGCCAAGCACCAGCCCTTTCATTTTGGAGGACGGCGGACAGGACGTTGAGCGAATGCGAGGCGACTGGCCCAAGGTTGACCCCATCACGCTGCAGACCACTGCAAAGGGCGTCTTTGTCGCCGGTGATCTCGCTCACGGAACGCGTTTGCTGATCGACGCCGTCGCGTCCGGCAAGGCAGCAGCGCGTTCCGTTTATCAATACCTGACCGGTAATGCGCTCGAGCATGAATTGGTCAAAACACATGTCGTTCTTGACCGATACCGTCGTGAACGCGGCTTCGAATCGATCCGCCGCGTTGAGGTGCCCACGATCGAACCGGCCGAGCGGCTCAAGCATCCCGAAAACGTCGTTGAGATCGGCTACAGCCGTGAAGAGGCCATGCGCGAGGCGTCACGCTGCCTAGATTGTGGAGTAACGCCGGTGTTTGATGGCAGCCGATGCGTACTGTGTGGTGGCTGCGCGGACGTTTGCCCAACCGAATGTTTGAAGCTGATCTCGCTCGATAGGCTTGAGTTCGATACCGAGGTCGACTCGATGATAGATGCCTCACTTGGAGAGGACGCAGATCTGACTGAGAACTCGGCGATCCTGAAAGACGAGGACCGCTGTATTCGCTGTGCTCTCTGCGCAATCCGCTGCCCGGTCGATGCCATCTCGATGGAACGAGTCACATTTTCAACAAATTGGAGTTCTTTATGA
- a CDS encoding cytochrome b N-terminal domain-containing protein, with protein MKAEGYSALHEFWINLRGIPNHVYRAMFRGGPPKTDRTRSSFIFGNVFLHLHSVRTHLWSLRWSTTMGLGIMTTAAFLITLVTGILLMFYYKPYPDVAYQSIKDIHFIVPTGRFMRNIHRWAANVMVVAVILHMARAFYTASYRKPREFNWFIGWGLLVTTLGLSFTGYLLPWDQLAYWAITIGANIAQSPREITDALGITAWADIGGLQREILLGSDKVGEEALIRFYLLHVMILPLTLVMLMAVHFWRIRKDGGLAKPANADELVGQEAKEFYPVFTDAPTKTYHLAAVVKGKTPAVGSGPEHTVPSMPHLFYAELGVLMLTTLICVGLAFVSDAPLKELANPLVPENPAKAPWYFLGLQEIVSFSAFMGGIGIPMLCVIGLGLIPFLDREKEGTGEWFGGPGGWKLVKWSIVVGFVASIGVEAFAIHFGWLREWFPDIPQLFITFINPGTVLTAIYAAYSIWAVRRYNSTRAGALALFTCFLCGFIVLTVIGTYFRGPNWDFFWSPSDWGGH; from the coding sequence ATGAAAGCAGAAGGCTATTCAGCATTACACGAATTCTGGATCAATCTGCGGGGCATCCCTAATCACGTTTATCGGGCGATGTTTCGCGGCGGTCCGCCAAAGACCGATCGCACGCGGTCGTCGTTTATCTTCGGCAACGTCTTCCTGCATCTTCATTCGGTTCGCACACATCTCTGGAGCCTGCGTTGGAGCACGACCATGGGTCTCGGCATAATGACGACTGCGGCATTTCTGATAACTCTGGTCACCGGCATCCTGCTGATGTTCTACTACAAGCCGTATCCGGACGTAGCCTATCAATCAATCAAGGACATTCATTTCATCGTACCTACTGGCCGGTTTATGCGGAACATTCACCGCTGGGCCGCTAACGTGATGGTGGTCGCCGTGATACTGCACATGGCAAGGGCGTTCTACACCGCTTCGTACCGAAAACCGAGGGAATTCAACTGGTTCATTGGCTGGGGGTTGCTAGTCACAACACTGGGCCTGTCGTTTACGGGTTACCTGCTGCCTTGGGATCAACTCGCATACTGGGCGATCACGATCGGCGCGAATATCGCGCAGAGTCCTCGAGAGATCACGGATGCACTTGGGATCACGGCTTGGGCAGATATCGGCGGCCTGCAGCGTGAAATATTGCTTGGGTCTGACAAGGTCGGCGAAGAGGCGTTGATCAGATTCTATCTGCTTCACGTAATGATCTTGCCACTGACTCTTGTTATGTTGATGGCGGTGCATTTCTGGCGAATACGCAAGGATGGTGGGCTCGCAAAACCGGCGAATGCCGATGAACTGGTTGGCCAGGAAGCCAAAGAATTCTATCCGGTCTTTACGGATGCTCCGACGAAAACATATCACCTAGCCGCCGTCGTGAAGGGCAAAACGCCTGCCGTCGGGAGCGGCCCGGAACACACGGTTCCGTCAATGCCGCACCTTTTCTACGCCGAGCTTGGCGTGTTGATGCTGACAACTCTTATCTGCGTCGGGTTGGCTTTCGTTTCTGATGCTCCGTTAAAAGAACTGGCAAATCCGCTCGTTCCCGAGAATCCGGCAAAGGCCCCGTGGTACTTTCTTGGGCTCCAGGAGATCGTATCGTTCTCGGCATTCATGGGTGGCATAGGTATTCCGATGCTGTGCGTGATCGGCTTGGGTCTGATCCCATTTCTCGACCGTGAAAAGGAAGGAACAGGCGAATGGTTTGGCGGTCCGGGTGGCTGGAAACTGGTCAAATGGTCGATCGTTGTCGGATTCGTGGCCTCTATCGGTGTCGAGGCTTTTGCGATCCATTTCGGTTGGCTGCGGGAGTGGTTCCCCGATATCCCTCAGCTGTTTATTACATTTATCAATCCCGGGACGGTCCTGACGGCGATCTACGCGGCGTATTCGATATGGGCCGTTCGAAGATACAACTCGACTCGTGCAGGTGCGCTGGCCCTGTTTACGTGCTTTCTATGCGGTTTCATTGTGTTGACCGTGATCGGTACATATTTCCGCGGGCCGAACTGGGATTTCTTCTGGTCGCCGTCTGATTGGGGAGGCCATTGA
- a CDS encoding YwiC-like family protein has product MSTAAPITAPIRVVRVRQVALPVEHGGWAFLLEPLIAGLAIAYSTGAPWIACLTIGAFLTRQPLKVLLADRFGMRNRERASLAFRFLLCYGAIFSIGLAGTLLTVGFRPLLPFTWVLPLALFQIYIDASGQSRKLIPELTGAVVMSASIAAIGLSANMSLANAIALWAIFASRSIASILYVRERLRLEKGKRHSRVVPTLAHVAALILTAALAYSGLSPFLAILAMSVLAYRAIAGLSPGRTRMKAMQIGVWEIIYGTAVVLSVVIGHFASI; this is encoded by the coding sequence ATGTCGACTGCCGCACCGATAACAGCACCAATTAGAGTTGTTCGAGTGCGGCAAGTCGCTCTTCCGGTCGAACACGGTGGATGGGCATTTTTGCTCGAACCCTTAATTGCCGGTCTGGCGATCGCGTATTCAACCGGAGCTCCCTGGATCGCCTGTCTTACTATCGGTGCGTTTCTCACACGGCAACCGCTAAAGGTCCTGCTCGCCGACCGCTTTGGAATGCGAAACAGGGAGCGTGCGAGCCTGGCCTTTCGATTTTTGCTTTGCTACGGTGCGATATTCTCCATTGGACTTGCTGGTACGCTGTTAACCGTAGGCTTTCGACCGCTCCTTCCTTTTACTTGGGTCTTGCCGCTAGCTCTTTTTCAAATATATATTGATGCATCGGGGCAAAGCCGAAAGCTGATACCTGAACTGACCGGAGCTGTCGTTATGTCAGCCTCGATCGCAGCGATCGGCCTGTCTGCGAATATGTCGCTCGCGAATGCTATCGCACTTTGGGCGATCTTTGCATCAAGGTCAATTGCCTCTATTCTGTATGTCCGTGAGCGATTGCGGCTCGAAAAAGGCAAGCGGCATTCTCGTGTGGTCCCGACGCTCGCCCATGTCGCGGCTCTTATTCTGACCGCAGCCTTGGCCTATTCTGGACTCAGTCCGTTTCTAGCGATCCTGGCTATGTCGGTACTGGCTTATCGGGCTATCGCGGGACTTTCACCGGGGCGAACAAGAATGAAAGCGATGCAGATCGGCGTCTGGGAGATCATCTACGGCACGGCCGTCGTATTGTCGGTCGTGATCGGACACTTTGCCAGCATCTGA
- a CDS encoding dehydrogenase, which yields MARVNNWQLGREMSYWYPESRPQKQFAAVFDTNKCIACQTCTLACKTTWTSGKGQEYMLWNNVESKPYGSYPLAWDLNLLSLLDGQNWGEENGESVYKGSTIFESAPAGERVLGWRPEDEDYAYPNVGEDDCAGGIEHGASIDIPHQMAWFYYLARICNHCTYPGCLASCPRGSIYKRPEDGIVLVDQNRCRGYQECVRGCPYKKVFFNPMTSTSEKCIACYPKIEQGLSPQCFANCIGKIRVAGFINTPDKAEADNPIDYLVHIKKVALPLFPQFGLEPNVYYIPPIHVPTAFTRQMFGPGTDKAVEIYRNAPNDQDLTSLLGLFGSTEAIMRKWKRVGDKAIGMDENGKELVNVPFKEPVHIRPAYDKLYQITRTNCP from the coding sequence ATGGCACGCGTAAACAACTGGCAACTTGGACGAGAAATGTCCTATTGGTATCCGGAAAGCAGGCCACAAAAGCAATTTGCCGCCGTTTTCGATACGAATAAATGTATCGCGTGCCAAACCTGCACGCTGGCGTGCAAAACGACCTGGACCTCGGGCAAGGGGCAGGAGTATATGCTCTGGAACAACGTCGAAAGCAAGCCTTATGGTTCCTATCCGCTTGCCTGGGACCTTAATCTCCTGAGTTTGCTCGATGGGCAAAATTGGGGCGAGGAAAACGGCGAATCTGTTTATAAAGGAAGTACCATTTTTGAGTCAGCACCTGCCGGCGAACGCGTTCTCGGGTGGCGGCCGGAGGATGAAGATTACGCTTATCCGAACGTCGGCGAAGACGACTGTGCAGGCGGCATCGAGCACGGGGCGAGTATCGACATACCACATCAGATGGCGTGGTTCTATTATCTCGCACGAATCTGCAATCACTGCACTTATCCGGGCTGTCTGGCATCGTGCCCTCGTGGTTCGATCTACAAGCGGCCCGAGGACGGCATCGTTCTTGTCGATCAAAACCGCTGCCGCGGCTATCAGGAATGTGTCCGCGGTTGTCCGTATAAGAAGGTGTTTTTCAATCCGATGACATCGACATCGGAAAAATGCATCGCCTGTTATCCCAAGATCGAGCAAGGGCTTTCACCCCAGTGTTTCGCAAATTGCATTGGTAAGATCCGCGTTGCCGGATTTATCAATACGCCGGACAAGGCCGAGGCTGATAACCCGATCGATTATCTTGTCCATATTAAGAAAGTTGCCTTGCCGCTGTTCCCGCAGTTCGGCCTTGAGCCTAACGTTTACTACATTCCTCCGATCCACGTGCCAACGGCGTTTACCCGCCAGATGTTCGGCCCCGGTACAGATAAGGCCGTCGAGATCTACCGAAACGCACCGAACGATCAGGACCTGACCAGCCTATTAGGCCTATTCGGCTCGACCGAGGCGATAATGCGCAAATGGAAACGTGTCGGCGATAAGGCGATCGGAATGGATGAGAATGGAAAAGAGCTGGTCAATGTCCCGTTCAAGGAACCAGTCCACATTCGCCCGGCATACGACAAGCTATATCAGATCACGCGCACCAATTGCCCGTGA
- a CDS encoding aspartate aminotransferase family protein — MHNVDIDLVEMSLDVIKYAISRISDTDPKLGFPKKAEELKALVGETVTPKGIGGEKAFALFKDVLVKASVPIDHPRHLAFVPASPTRAAVMFDLVTSATSVHGAFWLEGAGCIFAENQAMAWLVSLTGMPAGAFGVFTSGGTEANLSAMVTAREYWRDRDERNSKTRGIVIASNGAHSSIKAMAKVIDADVLLIETESRLEGSHLAETLSRMSAEDRAKVFAVIATAGTTNAGIIDDLAGIATICRSEEIWFHVDAAYGGGALAARSVRHLFNGIEQADSVTIDPHKWLFSPYDCGAIIYRDPELAKKAHAQEGSYLDIFSDEGAQGFNPSDYQIQLTRRVRGLPLWFSLAYHGTDRYEKAIERGIELAQIAGRLITEAEHTELVREPSLSCVLYRRKGWQPEDYRAWTYKNHKSGFALVAPTKWRNPEGPETVSRFCFINPDTTEQDITDILATMA, encoded by the coding sequence ATGCACAACGTAGACATAGATCTTGTCGAGATGTCGCTCGACGTTATTAAATACGCGATAAGTCGTATTTCCGACACCGATCCTAAGCTTGGCTTTCCTAAGAAGGCAGAGGAGCTAAAGGCCCTCGTGGGCGAAACGGTCACACCTAAGGGCATCGGCGGCGAGAAGGCATTTGCCCTTTTTAAGGACGTTTTGGTCAAAGCAAGTGTCCCGATCGATCATCCCCGGCATCTTGCGTTCGTTCCCGCATCTCCGACCAGGGCGGCGGTGATGTTCGATCTAGTGACCTCGGCGACCAGTGTTCATGGAGCTTTCTGGCTGGAGGGAGCCGGCTGCATCTTTGCTGAGAACCAGGCGATGGCGTGGCTGGTGTCACTGACTGGAATGCCCGCCGGAGCTTTCGGTGTTTTTACAAGCGGAGGTACAGAGGCAAATCTTTCAGCAATGGTCACGGCCCGCGAATATTGGCGAGACCGGGACGAACGCAATTCTAAAACACGCGGCATCGTGATCGCCTCGAACGGGGCACATTCGTCGATCAAGGCGATGGCGAAGGTCATCGACGCCGATGTCCTTCTGATCGAAACAGAAAGCCGCCTCGAAGGCTCTCATTTGGCTGAGACCTTATCGCGGATGTCCGCGGAGGACCGTGCCAAGGTGTTCGCTGTGATAGCAACGGCCGGTACGACCAACGCGGGAATAATCGACGATCTCGCGGGTATCGCTACGATATGTAGATCAGAGGAGATCTGGTTTCACGTTGATGCCGCCTACGGTGGCGGAGCATTGGCGGCTCGTTCGGTCCGGCATCTTTTTAATGGTATCGAACAAGCCGACAGTGTCACGATCGATCCCCACAAGTGGCTATTTTCACCATATGATTGCGGGGCGATCATCTACCGCGATCCGGAACTCGCAAAAAAGGCCCACGCCCAGGAAGGTTCCTACCTCGATATCTTCAGCGATGAAGGTGCACAGGGATTTAATCCGTCGGACTATCAGATACAACTAACGCGACGCGTTCGAGGCCTCCCGTTGTGGTTCTCATTGGCATACCACGGCACGGATCGGTACGAAAAAGCCATCGAACGCGGGATCGAACTAGCTCAGATCGCAGGGCGATTGATCACTGAAGCCGAACATACAGAGCTGGTTCGCGAACCTAGCCTGTCCTGCGTTCTATACCGTCGAAAAGGATGGCAGCCGGAAGACTACCGCGCGTGGACCTACAAGAATCACAAGTCAGGGTTCGCTCTGGTCGCTCCCACCAAATGGAGAAACCCTGAAGGGCCTGAAACTGTATCGCGATTCTGTTTCATAAATCCCGACACTACCGAACAAGATATCACTGACATTCTGGCAACGATGGCCTAA
- a CDS encoding B12-binding domain-containing radical SAM protein has product MRVLFVYPVFPETYWSFRYALSFVGKKAAFPPLALLTVSAMLPENWQRRLVDMNVQPLTKSDIEWADIVFLSAMIVQRESLDQVVKLSKELGKRVAVGGPYVSTSSDLVPEADFIFVGEAETTLPEFIDDLKRGSPKRIYQAVERPSLLSTPVPDFSLIDINQYSSMNVQFSRGCPFSCEFCDIIEIYGRSPRTKSSEQMLAEMEAMRVAGWRGTVFIVDDNFIGNKREVRKFLPDLIAWSERNNFPFSFLTEASVNLAEDDVLLEMMQSAGFHRVFLGIETPAPASLKEANKSQNTKRDLLESVRKIQSYGIEVMAGFIVGFDNDPDDIFERQINFIRDSAIPLAMVGLLTALPDTQLWKRLEREGRLVHQSSGNNTDCSLNFVPKMDRERLVEGYKSILRTIYSSEEFYQRSLDCLSRVRNDAAALQRVSVIGVLKSFMKIVVRLGVCDRERLRFWKYLFSVIRHYPRSLGNGVALAAMGYHFRKVTEIQCAKEPLTGFAGDGTQLAGEVSFAD; this is encoded by the coding sequence GTGAGAGTATTATTTGTTTACCCCGTATTCCCGGAGACTTACTGGAGCTTTCGCTACGCATTGTCGTTTGTCGGCAAGAAGGCCGCGTTTCCACCGCTTGCGCTGCTGACCGTTTCCGCCATGTTGCCCGAGAATTGGCAACGGCGTCTCGTAGATATGAATGTCCAGCCACTAACCAAGAGCGATATTGAATGGGCGGATATTGTCTTTCTCAGCGCGATGATCGTCCAGAGGGAATCACTTGATCAGGTTGTAAAATTATCTAAAGAACTTGGCAAACGAGTCGCAGTCGGCGGCCCGTATGTCTCGACGAGCTCGGATCTCGTACCGGAAGCGGATTTTATTTTCGTAGGTGAAGCAGAAACCACCTTGCCGGAGTTTATCGACGATTTGAAACGTGGCTCGCCAAAGCGCATTTATCAAGCAGTCGAGCGCCCCTCGCTTTTGTCCACGCCGGTGCCAGATTTCAGTCTGATCGACATAAACCAATACTCCTCGATGAATGTCCAGTTTTCACGCGGCTGTCCGTTTTCGTGTGAGTTTTGCGACATCATTGAGATCTACGGGCGCTCGCCGCGTACCAAATCAAGCGAACAGATGCTAGCTGAAATGGAGGCCATGCGAGTCGCTGGCTGGCGCGGAACGGTATTTATCGTTGACGACAATTTTATCGGCAACAAACGTGAGGTTAGAAAATTCCTGCCGGATCTTATTGCATGGTCCGAGCGAAATAATTTTCCATTTTCTTTTTTGACGGAAGCAAGCGTAAACCTCGCCGAAGACGATGTTTTACTCGAGATGATGCAATCCGCCGGTTTTCACCGTGTATTTCTCGGTATTGAGACGCCCGCGCCCGCAAGTCTGAAAGAAGCCAACAAATCTCAGAACACAAAACGCGATCTCCTTGAATCGGTGCGAAAGATCCAAAGCTATGGTATCGAGGTCATGGCCGGCTTTATTGTCGGATTCGATAACGACCCGGACGATATTTTCGAGCGACAGATCAACTTTATCCGTGACAGTGCAATTCCGCTTGCTATGGTCGGGCTCTTGACTGCTCTTCCTGACACACAGCTTTGGAAGCGTTTGGAGCGTGAAGGCAGACTCGTTCACCAAAGCAGCGGGAATAACACGGATTGTTCATTAAACTTTGTTCCAAAAATGGATCGGGAACGCCTAGTCGAAGGATACAAAAGCATTTTAAGGACCATTTACAGTTCGGAGGAATTCTATCAGCGCTCACTGGACTGTTTATCGCGTGTTCGCAACGACGCGGCGGCATTGCAGCGAGTCAGCGTCATCGGCGTACTCAAATCTTTCATGAAAATAGTTGTGAGGCTCGGAGTGTGCGACCGGGAACGACTAAGATTCTGGAAGTATTTATTCAGCGTCATTAGGCATTACCCGCGGAGTCTCGGCAACGGGGTCGCCCTCGCTGCAATGGGATATCACTTTCGAAAGGTGACGGAGATACAATGTGCAAAAGAGCCCTTGACGGGGTTTGCGGGTGACGGAACACAATTGGCCGGCGAAGTCAGTTTCGCCGACTGA
- a CDS encoding Rieske 2Fe-2S domain-containing protein, whose translation MAAAFALSIFGMLKLPKAAVSASPAKKFNVALPDTHPEGEAFVPPGRNVAVFRDADGVFAISTVCTHLGCIVKTSAAGFDCPCHGSGFQKDGTVRKGPAPTPLPWLKVSKTELFLRSTRKQL comes from the coding sequence ATGGCGGCGGCATTTGCACTCTCGATCTTCGGAATGCTGAAACTTCCAAAGGCAGCCGTGTCGGCTTCTCCAGCAAAGAAATTTAATGTGGCGTTACCGGACACCCATCCGGAGGGCGAAGCGTTCGTACCGCCGGGGCGAAACGTTGCGGTCTTTCGCGATGCTGATGGCGTATTTGCTATCTCGACCGTTTGCACGCATTTGGGATGCATCGTTAAGACGAGCGCCGCCGGGTTTGACTGTCCCTGCCACGGGTCGGGCTTTCAGAAAGATGGAACTGTAAGAAAAGGGCCTGCTCCGACACCGCTACCTTGGCTTAAGGTCTCAAAAACGGAGCTCTTCTTACGATCGACGAGGAAGCAACTGTAA
- a CDS encoding c-type cytochrome — protein sequence MNKNKYLLMVSSIGVFLLLAAAAVSENFMKDWHGIQNSAKTTEGPVDLRLRQIVNPQLKVTDRCVTCHVGMASGEQITTDQKVGAAHKPVVHSPTEIGCTVCHGGQGQATEKDDAHGNVHFWTEPMLPAKYAYASCGTCHTPLNVPNLPTLENARKTFERLDCYACHRLDGRGGTLRPGGNVTGMEGPDLSHVGLKGYNAEWYAAHLRKSQQGTDEAWKTSFREVSEADRAELKIFLETQMGAPKLIEAKAQFNSVGCAGCHTVGTFGGDAGVNLSLSGFKDPNQLNFSKVPGDHTLTNWVVQHFRSPASTVAGSQMPVLGLSNDQIDLLTLYTLSLRRRTLPDVYLPKDRVRAMRFGEREFAKDGETIYTAVCSSCHAADGRGTRFPGLVPNPSIMSPEFLQLASDDFLFQTIRNGRPGRPMLPWGDRVNGFNDDELRSVIAYIRGLGGNVQALPDPKPQIWAMGDANLGATLFASNCSGCHGKNAVGGDGPALANKAFLSSVSDTFLVEMIKRGRSGTVMQGFANPSPIRRVLTQAEIESIVTYIRSLSVK from the coding sequence ATGAACAAGAATAAATATTTGTTGATGGTTTCAAGTATCGGGGTCTTTTTGCTCCTGGCGGCAGCTGCCGTGTCTGAGAACTTTATGAAGGATTGGCACGGAATTCAAAACAGTGCCAAGACTACCGAAGGCCCGGTCGATTTGCGGCTTCGGCAGATAGTGAATCCGCAGCTCAAAGTAACGGACCGTTGCGTTACTTGTCACGTCGGGATGGCATCCGGCGAACAGATCACGACCGATCAAAAGGTAGGAGCAGCCCATAAGCCGGTCGTTCATTCGCCGACTGAGATCGGCTGCACCGTTTGTCACGGTGGGCAGGGGCAGGCTACCGAGAAAGACGACGCTCACGGCAACGTTCATTTTTGGACCGAGCCAATGCTCCCGGCAAAATATGCCTACGCGAGCTGCGGAACCTGTCACACGCCGCTCAATGTTCCAAATCTGCCGACGCTCGAAAATGCGCGTAAGACATTCGAGCGCCTTGACTGCTATGCCTGTCACCGGCTCGACGGCCGTGGCGGCACGCTGCGTCCGGGTGGAAATGTGACGGGAATGGAAGGCCCAGACCTTTCGCATGTCGGCCTGAAGGGGTACAACGCCGAATGGTATGCCGCACATCTGCGAAAGTCTCAGCAAGGAACGGACGAAGCGTGGAAAACGTCATTTCGAGAAGTAAGTGAAGCCGACCGGGCGGAGCTCAAGATCTTTCTCGAAACCCAAATGGGAGCCCCGAAACTCATTGAGGCAAAGGCTCAATTCAACTCGGTCGGCTGCGCCGGTTGTCATACTGTCGGTACATTTGGCGGTGATGCAGGCGTGAATCTATCGCTTTCCGGCTTCAAAGATCCAAACCAGCTTAACTTCTCAAAGGTTCCGGGCGATCACACTCTAACCAACTGGGTCGTCCAGCATTTTCGTTCACCGGCATCGACGGTTGCGGGATCGCAGATGCCCGTACTTGGGTTGTCTAATGATCAGATCGACCTGTTGACGCTCTACACACTTTCGCTCAGAAGGCGCACCTTGCCTGACGTTTATCTTCCGAAAGACCGCGTCCGAGCTATGCGTTTCGGCGAACGCGAGTTTGCTAAGGACGGGGAGACCATTTACACCGCGGTTTGTTCAAGTTGTCACGCGGCAGACGGACGTGGAACCCGGTTCCCGGGCCTTGTTCCAAACCCGTCGATAATGAGTCCGGAGTTCCTGCAGCTCGCCTCTGACGATTTTCTCTTCCAAACGATACGAAATGGGCGTCCGGGGCGTCCGATGCTTCCGTGGGGCGATCGGGTGAATGGATTTAATGATGATGAGCTGCGGTCTGTCATCGCGTACATTCGTGGGCTCGGAGGAAACGTTCAGGCACTGCCGGACCCCAAACCGCAGATATGGGCAATGGGCGACGCGAATCTCGGAGCGACACTTTTTGCCTCAAATTGCTCAGGTTGTCACGGAAAGAACGCCGTCGGTGGCGACGGCCCGGCTTTGGCCAACAAAGCCTTTCTTTCTAGTGTTTCAGACACCTTTCTGGTCGAAATGATAAAACGCGGACGAAGCGGAACGGTGATGCAGGGATTTGCAAACCCATCGCCGATCAGACGCGTGCTGACGCAGGCTGAGATCGAATCGATCGTGACCTATATACGTTCGTTAAGTGTTAAGTAG
- a CDS encoding molecular chaperone TorD family protein, producing MKTKRNSTRDLLAEAAEWRLISLLFDCPSNDWLRQVEDLAGPVTDKKLKRAAKAAQKEASEGLFHSIFGPGGPAPGREVSYRGWVQPGYMLAELNSFYDAFSYNPTTSEVPDHVAVETGFVAYLRLKEFYALENGDSESADVTSRASTTFVDDHISKYAQRLSKLLAASGINYLKLAGAALYERVGPDKDKSKQIFLPVLDEEEESAFECGGAAI from the coding sequence ATGAAAACCAAAAGAAACAGTACTAGAGATCTGCTCGCCGAAGCGGCAGAATGGCGGCTAATTAGCCTACTATTCGATTGTCCGTCAAATGACTGGCTCAGACAGGTCGAAGATCTCGCAGGTCCTGTTACCGACAAGAAACTGAAACGTGCCGCAAAGGCCGCTCAGAAAGAAGCAAGCGAAGGATTATTTCATTCTATCTTTGGGCCGGGCGGACCGGCCCCGGGTCGCGAAGTAAGCTATCGCGGCTGGGTTCAACCGGGTTACATGCTGGCGGAATTGAATAGCTTCTACGACGCGTTTTCTTATAATCCGACCACGAGCGAGGTGCCTGATCATGTTGCGGTCGAGACCGGATTCGTCGCGTATCTACGATTGAAAGAATTTTATGCTCTGGAAAACGGCGATAGTGAAAGTGCCGACGTAACTTCCAGGGCGTCAACAACGTTTGTCGACGATCATATTTCAAAATATGCCCAAAGGCTGTCTAAGTTGCTTGCCGCATCTGGGATAAATTACCTTAAGCTCGCAGGAGCGGCGCTGTATGAGCGCGTTGGCCCGGACAAAGACAAATCAAAGCAGATCTTTCTGCCGGTGCTCGACGAAGAGGAGGAGTCCGCGTTTGAATGCGGCGGAGCGGCTATTTGA